ATGTCCTCGGCTTAAACGTCAGACAACAGGTCTCAGACGAAGTGGAAGCCTGATCCTTATGCTGCGTATTTTGACCATACTCACCTGCAAACTCTTCTTTCAAGTTAACAGTTGCGTGTGCGTCAATCTCCACCATGATTTCTTCGGCGCTGCAAAGATTGCCCTTCGCCCAGTACTCACAGTTTGCAACAGAACATTTTACTGCTGGCATGTGCATTCACCCCCTAGAGGCTAGCCTTCACATCAACTTAGGGGCTTATACTTTGCCATTTACAATGGAAACAAACTCTACAAGGAAAGAAGAGAATGACATGTCGACTGCCCGTATTGTCGTCATCACCGGAGCTTCTGGTGGCCTTGGTCTAGCTTTGACACGACTTCATTTGGAAAAAGGAGACTGTGTCATTGCCACAAGCCGGAAAACGATTACCCAGGAACTCGTTTCGTTACAAAAAGTTTATCCTGATCGTCTCCATCATTACCCGTTAGACGTCAGCAGCAACGATGACATTCGGCAGTTCGCTGCATGGGTGCACATCCGCTTCGAACGTTGCGATTTTCTTTACAACAATGCCGGGATGGCCGTCTTTGAACCACTGATCGAAATGCGCGTAGAGGAGCTGGAAGAAACACTGCGAACAAATATTTCCGGTGTTCTTTACACGACCCGTGCCTTTTTGCCGATGATGCTCCAACAAAAGCAAGGTCATATTATTACGGTTGCCTCCCTCGCTGGACAAGTCGCAACAGCCAAAGCTGCAGTATATGCAGCAAGCAAAGCAGCCGTCATCCGCTTTAGTGAAGGATTGCGCCACGAGCTGCAAGGCAGTGGTATCGCTGTAACGTGTGCGATGCCAGGGCCGATCGACACACCCTTTTTAGATAAGGCAGACAAAACGGGCAGCTATCGTAGCAAAGTGAATCGGTATTTGCTGACACCGGAACAAACGGCAAAGGCTATTTATCGAGCGGCGGAAGCAAAGCGTCCGGAGGTTGCCATGCCATTTCGTCTTCATGCGCTCTCCCGCATCTACTTCTTAATGCCTCAGTGGCTAAAACACCTCGTCTCACCGCTCCTCAACAGGAAGTGAAGAGGAATCCTCCAAGTTTTTCAATGCCCCGAATGCAAGGAGACCGAAAATGATACATACGGCTGCTCCGGCTCCAATGATCCCTTGAACGCCCAGAAAAGGTATGAGGAAGCCGGAGACAGCCGCTCCCGCCGGCATCCCTGTCCCCGTAATTGTGCGAACGCTGGTTAATACCCTCCCCAAGAGAGCATCGGGCACCTGCTTTTGCAGATAGCTTCTGTACATGATGTTATAGGGAGCAAAGCAAAAGCCCGCCACAGCTATCGAAGCCATTGCGATCTCCAGCCTCGAGAACAAAGCGATTGGCAATGTGGTCAATCCCCACGCCACAATAATTCCTGCCAGCGTCGACCCCAACGGAAGTTTCCATGTAACCGTCGAAAAAAAGAGTGAGCCTAGTAAAGCCCCAACTGCCAAAGAAGACCACAGCATCCCTAACGCAACAGACCCTCCTGCCAAATCCTGATTCGCATACAGGGGTAGTGCAATTTCAATGGGGCCATACGACATGTTAAACAAAAACGTAAAGAAAACAAGAATGATCAATTGCTTGCGTCCAAATATGTAGCGATACCCTGTTCGCATGTCACTCAAGAGAGAACGCAAGAACACTCCCATTTGACCTTTTGCAATCGCTGTCGGATTCGCACTTTTCGTAAGGTCACGCGGCAGCCGGGAGAAGCAGAATGCACATACGAAAAAGCTGGCCGCATCAATCAACAGAACATAAGCTTCCCCAATCAACCCGATTAAAACACCCGCGAGTGCCGGTCCAAACATATAAACAATTTGCCATTGCGTTTCCATCACGCCATTCGCTTTGACCAATTGATTTTTGTCCGAGACGATTCTCGGCAATAAAGTCTGTGCCCCAGCTGTGCTCAACGGAGAAAGGATTCCTGCAATCACAATTAGTATGTATATCACAAATAGTGGAACCTGATCGACCTGCAATAATGCGACCAACGCTATAAAAATAAGCCCTCGCGCCACATTGTCCATCATGATGAGCTTGCGTCGATCAAATCGATCCAGCAAAACTCCCGCTACTAAACCAGCAAAAACAGCAGGGAGCATATACGCAAGAACGACCCCACCCATTGCAGCAGGTGAGCCTGTTTTATTCATGACAAACCACGTCAATCCCATCCAGCCAAACTGATCCCCCAGACTAGATAAGAACATCCCCACCCAATACCAGCGAAATGAACGCTGCCGCCATAATTCCTTCATGCTGCATCTTCCTTTTTCTCTATTTTCCATTCATTGTATATTTAGATTAATACTTTTTCAACAATTATATTTATTAAATTAAAAAGTCTTATTTTGTATATAAAAGAACCTCTGCTCCAAATCAGCAGAGGAACCTCTCCTATGTCATCACTGAACGTCTGCGATCTTTTTGCAACTTACGACGGCTCCAAAGCCACAGAAGTCCTGCTGCTACCCCAAAGAAGCCAAGCCACACGGAGACAGCAGCACTGCCGACCTGCTCCGCACTGAATCCGAGAATCAAGCAGCTCGCAGAAAAGCTCCCCATGGTCGCCATTTCCCGAATGGAAAAAACGCGAGCCAAATAAGCAGGATCAGAGAGTCGTTGTAGCTTTGTCACAGACAATATCGATGAGCTAAACTGAGCCGTTGATGCAAACAGGATGGCGATCGCCAGTCCAAGTAGTGGTTTTGCATGAAACACGGCGATAATTGAGCATCCCATCGCTACGAGTGCCCATCCTTGGACACGCCATGTTGCTTTTTCACTCAGACTATCAGACAGCTTGTTCACAGCAATCCCAGCGATCACACCTCCGAGTCCCAACGGAATATCCAAGAGTCCGAATACATACAAGCCCTCTCCCCGCTCCGTAAGAACATAGTACATCAGCATAATGTAATAGGCGCCACACACCCGTTCCGCCATCTGATAACCGATGACACTGGCAATTTCCCGATGTTTGCCGATATAGCGGAAGCCCTCATTTAGCCTTTCCATAAAAGGTACAACCGCTTTCGAATCAACAGAATTGGCGATATGCGGGAGCGGCAGCAAGACGAACAGCGACAACAAATAACAGGCGGCATCGAGCAAAAAGTTGTAACGATAGGAGAACAAGTAAACCAGAACTGCTGCCATACCCTGACAAACAATAATGAGAAACGAAGTCGTCCCCTGTAAAAGGGAATTGGCAGCCAGTCTGTCCTTTTCCTCCACGGATTGTACGATCGCTACTTGCATGGCTGGTTGGAAAAAAGCACTGCAAATATTAACCAGGATCAATAACAAAAAAGCCACCCATAAGTAGGTCGCAGAAGTGATGAAGAAAAACAAACTGACGAGTATGCCCCGAAGCAGATTGACGACAATCATGACCCTCCGTTTATCCCAATTCTCCACAAGTGTCCCTGCGAAAAAGCTGGCAAATACATAGGGGATCATGCGAAACACAGTACCTGCCGCAAAGGAAAGACCCGATCCACTTAAATCATGTAATAGTCCAACGACCGCAATAAATGTAAATTCATTTCCGATGATGTGTACAATGTGGGCCGTATACAAACGGCGAAAGACGGGATGTTGTAAGATCGCCACAGGAATGCATCCTCTCACCGTTTTTAATATTGTAGCATTTGTCGAAAAATAGGCGCAATTCATTCTTGCGAAACGGATCGTTTTGTTGTTACAATACGTTCAAATAAAACTGAACGTCTAAAAAAATATCCACGTTCAGCGAAAGAGGTTGATCAACTTGAAACGATACATAGTTGTGGAAACTTTGGATCAATTAAAAGCTGTCAGCGATTCCTTGCGCCTACAGATCATCACGATGCTGGTCAAGGAGGAATACACAGGCAAGCAGCTCGCTACCCTTCTCTCCCTTTCTCCCTCTAAAGTGCATTATCACCTAAAGGAATTAGAAAGCCACGGCTTCGTTGAAGTCGTGCGTACGGAAGAAAAGAACGGGATCGTGCAAAAGTTTTATCGGGCTGTTGCTTACGACTTCAAAGTAAGTGATGATTTGCTGCCCTCCCTGCGCGAAGACAGTATCCTGTTGCAGGAAACGATGCTTAATCACCTGCGCTCCAGTATGAATCGCCTGTATAACGCACCAGACGAATCATTTATGCTCTTTTCGGATCAAGAGGATCGTCCTCCTGCAATTGCAGTTAACTCCGAAGTAAAAGCACCTCGGAAAGAAATATTTGCTTGGCTCAATAAATATAAGGCTTTACTTGAGGAGCTATCGGAAATGGAAGATCGTTACTTGGAGAGGATTGCTGCTGGAGAAGAGGAGGATACGGTTGAAAACTTTTACATGGTCACGGTCGGGTTCATGACGAATGAACGCTACTACGTCGCAGAAGACGATTCCTTACCTGATAACTATGAGCACCAACCATCTGAATTCAAGCATATCACTGGCAAGATTGTGGTGAAGAAAAAGAAGGAGGAGAATGGAGATGAGCACGCTGGCAACAAATAATTCCCTTTGGAAAAATGGATCGTTTGTCCGATTATGGTGGGGCACTTTCTTTTCGGCAATGGCTGACGGAGCTTTCTTCATCCTGCTCAACTGGTATATTGTGAATGCCCTGGGCTCAGGGGCAATCCTCGGCACGACTTTGATTTGTCTGTCCATCCCCCGTCTTCTCTTTATGCTGGCAGGCGGGGTGGCTGCTGATCGTTTGAATCGAAAATGGATTATGTTTTCCTCCCTTTTGGTTAGGGGAATTATTTTAGCCTGCTTCAGTTTGCTTATGCTTCAAGGAAATGGCGCCTGGTTCCCGGTGAGCCTGTACGTCTTGGCAGCTTTATTCGGAACAGTCGATGCATTTTTTTGGCCAGCACGCAGCTCGATTCTGCCCTCTCTAGTCTCTCGAGAACAACTTGCGCCAGCTAACAGCTTAATGGAACTATGCCATCAGATTAGCTTGGTTGCCGGACCCGTAGTTACTGCCTTATTAATTGGAACCGTTCGTTATCCGATCATGTTTATGATCTTGGCATGCACCTTCTTCGTAGGAACACTCTTTATTCTCTCTCTCCATTCACACTCATACATCAAAGACACGATTTCAGAGTCTACAACAGAACCAAGAGCAAGCTCCTATTTCAAAGATATCGTGGGAGGAATTCGTTATACGTATTCAATCCCGATCCTCGCTCTTATTTTAACAACATCACTTTTCACCAATATGATGTTCTCTGGCCCAGTTAACATGATCATTCCCATTCATGTGAATAACCTCGGATGGGACGGGAGTGCTTTTAGCTCACTTAGTACCTCACTTGGAGTGGGCATGATTGTCGGCGGTATTTTGACTGCATTGTTTAAAGGATTCCGTGAAAAATTCATGTTACTCCCTATCATTCTCGGATGCATGGGAGTCAGCATCAGCTCGTATTTTTTCATTGAGAAGCTTTCCTATGGACTTGTCTCTCATTTTCTCATCGGAATGGCACTCAGTATGACGAATATTCCGTTCATCACCTACATTCAAAGTATCGTCCCTGCCAACATGCTCGGTCGTGTCATGTCATTGCTTTCCCTGATGTCCGTCGGCTTCGGGCCTGTCAGCTATGCACTGTGCTCCTTTCTTCTCGCCAAAAACATCGCAACACCGGGGCTTCTATTGTTCTTTGGCGGTATCATATTTGCAAGTATCAGCCTTGGCCTGTTCTTTTTCCGCTCGTTTCGCCAAATGGAGCAGCATCCGAACTGGAAACGACCTAT
This genomic stretch from Brevibacillus brevis harbors:
- a CDS encoding DUF1540 domain-containing protein, with translation MPAVKCSVANCEYWAKGNLCSAEEIMVEIDAHATVNLKEEFAGEYGQNTQHKDQASTSSETCCLTFKPRTSEKK
- a CDS encoding SDR family NAD(P)-dependent oxidoreductase, with amino-acid sequence MSTARIVVITGASGGLGLALTRLHLEKGDCVIATSRKTITQELVSLQKVYPDRLHHYPLDVSSNDDIRQFAAWVHIRFERCDFLYNNAGMAVFEPLIEMRVEELEETLRTNISGVLYTTRAFLPMMLQQKQGHIITVASLAGQVATAKAAVYAASKAAVIRFSEGLRHELQGSGIAVTCAMPGPIDTPFLDKADKTGSYRSKVNRYLLTPEQTAKAIYRAAEAKRPEVAMPFRLHALSRIYFLMPQWLKHLVSPLLNRK
- a CDS encoding MFS transporter, with the translated sequence MKELWRQRSFRWYWVGMFLSSLGDQFGWMGLTWFVMNKTGSPAAMGGVVLAYMLPAVFAGLVAGVLLDRFDRRKLIMMDNVARGLIFIALVALLQVDQVPLFVIYILIVIAGILSPLSTAGAQTLLPRIVSDKNQLVKANGVMETQWQIVYMFGPALAGVLIGLIGEAYVLLIDAASFFVCAFCFSRLPRDLTKSANPTAIAKGQMGVFLRSLLSDMRTGYRYIFGRKQLIILVFFTFLFNMSYGPIEIALPLYANQDLAGGSVALGMLWSSLAVGALLGSLFFSTVTWKLPLGSTLAGIIVAWGLTTLPIALFSRLEIAMASIAVAGFCFAPYNIMYRSYLQKQVPDALLGRVLTSVRTITGTGMPAGAAVSGFLIPFLGVQGIIGAGAAVCIIFGLLAFGALKNLEDSSSLPVEER
- a CDS encoding MFS transporter, whose translation is MAILQHPVFRRLYTAHIVHIIGNEFTFIAVVGLLHDLSGSGLSFAAGTVFRMIPYVFASFFAGTLVENWDKRRVMIVVNLLRGILVSLFFFITSATYLWVAFLLLILVNICSAFFQPAMQVAIVQSVEEKDRLAANSLLQGTTSFLIIVCQGMAAVLVYLFSYRYNFLLDAACYLLSLFVLLPLPHIANSVDSKAVVPFMERLNEGFRYIGKHREIASVIGYQMAERVCGAYYIMLMYYVLTERGEGLYVFGLLDIPLGLGGVIAGIAVNKLSDSLSEKATWRVQGWALVAMGCSIIAVFHAKPLLGLAIAILFASTAQFSSSILSVTKLQRLSDPAYLARVFSIREMATMGSFSASCLILGFSAEQVGSAAVSVWLGFFGVAAGLLWLWSRRKLQKDRRRSVMT
- a CDS encoding transcriptional regulator → MKRYIVVETLDQLKAVSDSLRLQIITMLVKEEYTGKQLATLLSLSPSKVHYHLKELESHGFVEVVRTEEKNGIVQKFYRAVAYDFKVSDDLLPSLREDSILLQETMLNHLRSSMNRLYNAPDESFMLFSDQEDRPPAIAVNSEVKAPRKEIFAWLNKYKALLEELSEMEDRYLERIAAGEEEDTVENFYMVTVGFMTNERYYVAEDDSLPDNYEHQPSEFKHITGKIVVKKKKEENGDEHAGNK
- a CDS encoding MFS transporter, with protein sequence MEMSTLATNNSLWKNGSFVRLWWGTFFSAMADGAFFILLNWYIVNALGSGAILGTTLICLSIPRLLFMLAGGVAADRLNRKWIMFSSLLVRGIILACFSLLMLQGNGAWFPVSLYVLAALFGTVDAFFWPARSSILPSLVSREQLAPANSLMELCHQISLVAGPVVTALLIGTVRYPIMFMILACTFFVGTLFILSLHSHSYIKDTISESTTEPRASSYFKDIVGGIRYTYSIPILALILTTSLFTNMMFSGPVNMIIPIHVNNLGWDGSAFSSLSTSLGVGMIVGGILTALFKGFREKFMLLPIILGCMGVSISSYFFIEKLSYGLVSHFLIGMALSMTNIPFITYIQSIVPANMLGRVMSLLSLMSVGFGPVSYALCSFLLAKNIATPGLLLFFGGIIFASISLGLFFFRSFRQMEQHPNWKRPMVEEQQLSATLSS